A genome region from Vicia villosa cultivar HV-30 ecotype Madison, WI unplaced genomic scaffold, Vvil1.0 ctg.000163F_1_1, whole genome shotgun sequence includes the following:
- the LOC131624834 gene encoding dihydrolipoyllysine-residue acetyltransferase component 1 of pyruvate dehydrogenase complex, mitochondrial-like: MALSRLRHPLLSRSLRILSSSTRSISRTPSSRIYSVGGNGNLRPTSWSGLTGVCDRPLKSKWIGVKFFSSSDFPHEVLSMPALSPTMTQGNIAKWRKKEGDKIAVGDILCEIETDKATLEFESLEEGFLAKILVPDGSKDVPVGQPIAITVEEESDIQNVSATSVGGESKVEEKKPTTQDVADEESKPESTSTIDTSDLPPHEVLGMPALSPTMNQGNIAKWNKKEGDKIEVGDILCEIETDKATLEYESLEEGYLAKIVAPEGTKEVAVGQPIAVTVEDAGDIEAVKNSFSSSPVNQKEKAPQSSTKSEVKTSKNNTARISPAAKLLITEYGLDASTLNATGHHSTLLKSDVLSAIKSGKLSPKPASSKAKAPPSQSHQAAASGESKSDLKQSDAYEDFPNSQIRKVIAKRLLESKINTPHLYLSSDVTLDPLLSLRKDLKEQYDVKVSVNDIIIKVVAAALKNVPEANAYWSDEKGEVILCDSVDISIAVATEKGLMTPILKNADHKTISAISSEVKELAAKARAGKLKPQEFQGGTFSISNLGMYPVDKFCAIINPPQACILAVGRGNKVVEPVIDADGIEKPSVATKLNLTLSADHRVFDGKVGGAFLSALKSNFSDIKRLLL; the protein is encoded by the exons ATGGCACTCTCGCGCCTTCGCCACCCTCTCCTCTCTCGTTCCCTTCGTATCCTCTCTTCCTCCACCAGATCCATCTCTCG AACTCCCAGTTCAAGGATTTATTCTGTCGGCGGTAATGGGAATCTAAG GCCTACATCTTGGTCTGGGCTTACTGGAGTTTGTGATAGACCTTTGAAGTCAAAG TGGATTGGTGTCAAATTCTTCTCGTCTTCAG ACTTTCCGCATGAAGTCCTTAGCATGCCAGCTTTATCTCCTACAATG ACCCAAGGTAATATTGCGAAATGGAGGAAAAAAGAAGGGGATAAG ATAGCAGTGGGTGATATACTTTGTGAAATTGAAACTGACAAAGCTACACTTGAATTTGAAAGTCTTGAAGAAGG ATTTCTGGCTAAGATATTGGTACCTGATGGTTCAAAGGATGTGCCAGTTGGACAACCGATTGCAATAACA GTTGAGGAGGAAAGCGACATTCAAAATGTTTCTGCTACTTCTGTGGGGGGTGAGAGCAAGGTTGAAGAGAAGAAACCAACAACTCAGGATGTTGCGGATGAGGAAAGTAAACCAGAATCAACTTCTACAATTGATACATCAGATCTTCCACCTCACGAAGTTCTCGGAATGCCTGCTTTGTCCCCAACAATG AACCAAGGAAACATTGCTAAATGGAATAAAAAAGAAGGAGACAAG ATTGAAGTGGGTGACATATTATGCGAGATAGAGACAGACAAAGCTACTCTTGAATATGAAAGTCTTGAAGAGGG GTACCTAGCTAAGATAGTTGCACCAGAAGGTACAAAAGAAGTGGCAGTCGGACAGCCTATTGCAGTAACA GTTGAAGATGCGGGTGACATTGAAGCTGTAAAGAATTCTTTTAGCAGCAGCCCAGTAAACCAAAAGGAAAAGGCCCCCCAATCCAGCACTAAAAGTGAGGTCAAAACCTCCAAAAACAATACCGCACGAATCAGTCCAGCTGCAAAGTTGCTAATTACGGAATATGGTTTGGATGCATCAACATTGAACGCAACTGGTCATCATAGCACCCTACTGAAAAGTGATGTTCTTTCTGCAATTAAATCAGGAAAGTTGTCTCCAAAACCTGCTTCATCTAAAGCAAAGGCACCACCATCTCAAAGTCATCAAGCTGCGGCTTCAGGAGAGTCAAAGTCTGACTTAAAGCAGTCAGATGCTTATGAAGATTTTCCTAATAGTCAAATTCGCAAG GTGATTGCCAAGAGATTATTGGAATCTAAAATAAATACGCCACACTTATACTTATCATCAG ATGTTACACTGGATCCTCTTCTTTCCCTTAGAAAGGATCTTAAAG AGCAGTATGACGTAAAAGTTTCAGTGAATGACATTATTATAAAAGTTGTAGCGGCTGCTCTAAAAAATGTACCAGAAGCGAACG CATACTGGAGTGATGAGAAGGGTGAAGTCATCTTATGCGATTCTGTTGACATTTCAATAGCAGTTGCCACTGAAAAG GGCTTGATGACCCCAATATTAAAAAATGCCGATCACAAGACAATATCTGCTATCTCTTCAGAG GTCAAGGAACTGGCTGCAAAAGCACGTGCAGGAAAGTTGAAGCCTCAAGAGTTCCAAGGGGGGACTTTTAG CATTTCAAACTTAGGAATGTATCCCGTGGATAAATTCTGTGCAATTATAAACCCTCCACAG GCTTGCATTCTTGCTGTAGGGAGAGGCAACAAAGTTGTGGAACCAGTAATTGATGCTGATG GAATTGAGAAGCCATCAGTTGCTACTAAGTTGAACTTAACATTATCAGCCGATCATCGTGTCTTTGATGGCAAAGTTGGAG GTGCATTTCTCTCTGCTCTGAAGTCAAACTTCAGCGATATTAAACGACTTCTTTTATAA
- the LOC131624811 gene encoding pyruvate kinase 1, cytosolic-like, whose product MHSSPLLLEEPIRMASILEPSKPSFFPAMTKIVGTLGPNSRSVETITRCLDAGMSVARFDFSWGDSEYHQETLENLRAAIKTSQKLCAVMLDTAGPELQVVNKTDRPITLEAGTLLVLTPDQDKEATSNLLPVNYSGLSKAVKKGDTIFIGKYLFTGSETTSVWLEVSEVNGDDVTCLIKNDATLSGSLYTLHVSQIRIDLPTLTDKDKEVIRTWGVQNKIDFLALYTRHAEDVRHAREFISKFENLKQTHIFAKIENIEGLKHFNEILSEADGIIVSRGNLGIDLPPEKVFLFQKAAIFKCNMAGKPVVVTRVVDSMTNNLRPTRAEATDVANAVLDGSDAILLGAETLIGLYPVETISTVGKICAEAEKVYNQDLYFKKTVKYVGEPMSHLESIASSAVRAAVKVKASVIICFTSSGRAARLLAKYRPTMPVISVVIPQLKTNQLRWTFTGAFQARQSLIVRGLFPMLADPRHPTEFNAGTNESILKIALDHGKAFGVIKPHDRVVVCQKVGDSSVVKIIELED is encoded by the exons ATGCATTCAAGCCCTTTGCTTCTTGAGGAACCTATTAGGATGGCTTCCATCCTAGAGCCATCCAAACCT AGTTTCTTTCCAGCTATGACTAAAATTGTAGGCACACTTGGTCCAAATTCACGATCGGTTGAGACAATTACCCGATGCCTCGATGCAGGAATGTCTG TTGCAAGGTTTGACTTCTCATGGGGTGATTCTGAATACCACCAAGAGACATTGGAAAATTTAAGGGCTGCTATCAAAACCTCACAAAAACTCTGCGCG GTTATGCTAGATACTGCGGGTCCAGAGTTACAAGTTGTGAATAAAACCGATCGTCCAATTACCCTTGAAGCAGGCACATTGCTTGTCTTAACTCCAGATCAAGACAAAGAAGCTACTTCAAATCTACTACCGGTAAATTATAGCGGGCTATCAAAG GCTGTGAAGAAGGGTGATACCATTTTTATCGGTAAATATTTGTTTACCGGAAGTGAAACAACATCTGTATGGCTGGAG GTCAGCGAGGTGAATGGGGATGATGTAACTTGTCTCATAAAAAATGACGCTACACTTTCTGGCTCATTGTATACTCTACATGTCTCTCAGATTCGTATTGATCTTCCAACTCTTACAGATAAGGATAAAGAG GTAATTCGCACGTGGGGTGTTCAAAACAAAATAGACTTCCTTGCGCTGTACACTCGGCACGCTGAAGATGTTCGCCAT GCCCGTGAATTTATCTCCAAATTCGAAAACCTCAAGCAGACACATATTTTTGCAAAGATTGAAAATATAGAG GGATTGAAACATTTTAACGAAATATTGAGTGAAGCGGATGGCATCATTGTCTCTCGTGGAAATTTAGGGATAGATCTCCCGCCTGAGAAG GTGTTTTTGTTCCAAAAAGCTGCTATTTTTAAGTGTAACATGGCAGGAAAGCCCGTTGTTGTCACACGTGTGGTGGATTCTATGACTAACAATCTGAGACCTACTCGTGCTGAAGCAACCGATGTTGCCAATGCAGTGTTGGATGGCAGTGATGCAATTCTCCTTGGGGCAGAGACCCTTATTGGATTATACCCTGTGGAAACCATTTCTACAGTAGGAAAAATTTGTGCTGAAGCTGAGAAAGTTTACAATCAAGACTTGTATTTTAAGAAGACTGTCAAATACGTGGGAGAGCCAATGAGCCACCTAGAATCAATAGCTTCCTCCGCG GTTCGAGCAGCCGTCAAGGTTAAGGCGTCTGTTATCATTTGCTTCACCTCATCTGGAAGGGCTGCAAG GTTGCTTGCAAAGTACAGGCCCACCATGCCTGTGATATCTGTTGTCATTCCTCAATTGAAGACAAATCAACTACGATGGACATTCACCGGCGCTTTTCAG GCTAGGCAATCGCTTATTGTGAGAGGTCTTTTCCCTATGTTGGCAGATCCTCGACACCCC ACTGAGTTTAATGCGGGAACAAATGAATCGATTTTGAAGATTGCTTTAGACCATGGCAAGGCCTTTGGCGTTATAAAGCCACATGATCGAGTCGTTGTTTGCCAGAAAGTTGGCGACTCATCAGTTGTGAAGATTATTGAGCTTGAAGATTAG